A region of the Clostridia bacterium genome:
GTGGATCCAAGGCGCTGAACGCTTCATCCATGAGCAAAATGTCCGGATCGTTAGCCAGGGCCCTGGCCAAGCCGACCCTTTGCTGCATACCACCGCTGAGACTGGCGGGATAACTGCCGGCCCAATTCAGCAATCCCACAATATCCAAGGCCTGAGCGGCTTTTTCCTTCCGCTCCGCCGCAGGTATGCCTTGAATTTCCAAACCATACTCTACATTACCCATCACTGTCCGGTGCGGAAACAGCCCGAACTTCTGAAACACCATGCCAATTTTCTTTCGCCTCAGCTCCCGGAGCTCCCGGGGGACCATCGCCAGCACATCCTCCCCATCGATCATGATCTTGCCCTTGGTTGGTTCAACCAACCGGTTGACACACCGGACCAGGGTTGATTTGCCGCTGCCGGACAAGCCCATAATGACAAAGATTTCGCCTTCTTCAATCGCGATGGACACATCATTAATGGCAACGGTATGTCCCGTCCTCTTTAGAATTTCTTCTTTACCCAATCCTTGTTGCAGCAATGAAATTGCTTTATTCGGTTCATGTCCAAATATCTTGTAAAGACGCTCTATTACGATCTTGCTCCTTCCCAAATACGAAGGTCCCCCCTCTCCAATTCGCCAAATTTGTTCCCCAGGATATCATCTTGTTAGACAACCCGTCAAAGACGATGAGGCTGCCTCAGCCATGCTCTCCCCATCTCAGCCAGGACACGGCATCGATAACCCGGAGTTCCTCAAAGATCCTCC
Encoded here:
- a CDS encoding ATP-binding cassette domain-containing protein — translated: MGRSKIVIERLYKIFGHEPNKAISLLQQGLGKEEILKRTGHTVAINDVSIAIEEGEIFVIMGLSGSGKSTLVRCVNRLVEPTKGKIMIDGEDVLAMVPRELRELRRKKIGMVFQKFGLFPHRTVMGNVEYGLEIQGIPAAERKEKAAQALDIVGLLNWAGSYPASLSGGMQQRVGLARALANDPDILLMDEAFSALDP